The genomic stretch GAGCTCATAGAATAATGGAATAGCACCATTGATGAAAAGGCCACCAAGAGTGGCAGAAATGTACAAACAAGCTGAACGAAAAGACTTTGGTTGGAAAGTGCTAGAAAAGAGAATAACGCTACTGACCTGTGGGAAATGGAAGAACTTTCAAACAAATAAGTAGAAACCAAGAAAAAGAGGCTGTGGCTCCAAACAAGATCAATATTAATACAACTTTTGTACGACGCTTCAGATAATCAGCAATTCTGCAAGACAAATCGCAAGTGCATTGACAATATGTAACTTTTACTCCAGAATCTACATAAtgtgtaacacacacacacacacacacacacacacacacacacacacacacacacacacacacacacacacacacgcacgcacgcacgcacgcacgcacgcacgcacgcacgcacaaacgcacgcacaaacgcacacgcacacacacacacacacacacacacacacacacacacagaatctGTTTCTTACCCTGAAAAAAGCAAGCCAGCAACAGACCCAGCAACATTAGAGTAAAAACCTATCCACCCAGCTTCAGCCTGCATGTGAACATATACATTAACCTCGCTATTATATAAACCTGATTCTCTATGACAATATACCTCATCAATACCAAAATGTTTCAGGTTAACATCCAATATAGCTCCCCATCCAGAAAAAGTTCCTAGAAAGAACAGTGGAATTCTATCTAAGCATCTACAACACCCAAATGTCAATGCTTTACCTGTACAAATTCCATAAGCTATACAAACAAGCCAAAACTGCTTACGTCTGCCAAATACATAAAGAGCGTGAATAAATTTAATCAAGTAAATGTTTACTACACAAACCTAAAGTACGTCACTTTTTGACTTTTGACACTGTTACCTGCTAAGCTGTTGCAGTCCTTTCACAAAACTAGTTCGTTGACATCCTGCTGTAATACTCGGTGGTGAAGGAGGCTTCTTAGGAAAATAAATaagaacaagaagaaaagCTCCAGCTGCTACAGCAAATTCTGGAAAGTATTAAGATGAATGTATAAAGACAGTCACAACAGTAATACTACATGTACACCTGTGAAGGATATAAGGCTTTGTGATTGGGTGATATTCTGTACCATTTtctgtacacatgcacgcacgcatgtgtTCTGCATgcgtgtatttgtgtgtgtgcgtgtgtgcgtgtgtgtgtgtgtgacacacacacgcacacacacacacacacacacacacacacacacacacacacacacacacacacacacacacacacacacacacacaaacaaacaaacaaacatgcacatgtgtacacacacatacctacaAATGTGTACAGTCGAATGTTCTCCCTAAGTGTGTCTACAAACCACAGTATAACAGTCATCTTTTTATTAATTAGAAACTGAACAGCAACTTACGTAAGTTAGTTGTTACATTGTGTTCACTATGATTCGCTGAATGGCTGTAGAAGACAGACTCTCTAGATTAACTTTAGAACAACAAATATTATTCATCAATTTTCATACTTGTGTGATATCACAGTCCCATTGAGTGTCCCATTGAATTTCTTATAAGGCACAAGAATCGGTCCAATAACAAATGAAAATGACAGACCATAATAAGCTGACAGTGCTGTCACAGCAGTTGCAGTGGTCCTCTGGCCTGGTGGAAACCACACTGCTGATA from Corticium candelabrum chromosome 21, ooCorCand1.1, whole genome shotgun sequence encodes the following:
- the LOC134196274 gene encoding solute carrier family 49 member 4 homolog, whose product is MSTNDEEEPLMINGTTFGYIQEKSDEHKKETKVYRVRFYILAAATLLGFSQGWIWNTFGPIQGPAELVFNWSDSTIALMANWGPIAYIVSVVFFSWIMDVKGLRWAMVITGALVAGGAGIRCISMEPVKATWLNHVGLFLNGLAGPVAMSAPPLISAVWFPPGQRTTATAVTALSAYYGLSFSFVIGPILVPYKKFNGTLNGTVISHNHSANHSEHNVTTNLHTLRENIRLYTFVEFAVAAGAFLLVLIYFPKKPPSPPSITAGCQRTSFVKGLQQLSRRKQFWLVCIAYGICTGTFSGWGAILDVNLKHFGIDEAEAGWIGFYSNVAGSVAGLLFSGIADYLKRRTKVVLILILFGATASFSWFLLICLKVLPFPTACLYISATLGGLFINGAIPLFYELAVESTYPIAEGTTTGILTMMNNLGCLIFLLMPMFRELKNSMDKWMNPAMAAACSVCIPIMLLFRAQYQRLLIDLSGSRDTS